A single genomic interval of Candidatus Binatia bacterium harbors:
- a CDS encoding zinc-binding dehydrogenase yields the protein MQQVTIHAPNDVRLIEIPKPEPGPQDVVVKVAACGICGSDLSYVAMGGLPVSSGGPMPLGHELSGVVDAVGEAVTSIRVGQRVVVNPEAGNNRIGNGGPEGGFAPYLLVRNVTESACVYPLPESLTFQQGALVEPLAVGMHAVNQSEARPDDKVVVFGAGPIGLAAIVCLRYRGVKDILAVDLSDTRLALAEQLGARGVCNAASADPWQVIREHHGRELVHGVMPAVGTDVYIDASGAAPVVRSIFDNSKFGARMVVVAMHKQEVSLPFFHVMAKELTIKGAMAYPNEFPAVIEMLVSGRVEVSPMITHQFDFAEFMEALATAQQPGKAAKVMVNFTTSARNHTGL from the coding sequence ATGCAGCAGGTTACCATCCACGCGCCCAATGACGTACGGCTCATCGAGATCCCGAAGCCGGAGCCGGGCCCACAAGATGTCGTAGTCAAGGTTGCCGCCTGCGGCATTTGTGGAAGCGACCTCAGTTACGTCGCGATGGGCGGGCTCCCCGTCTCCAGTGGGGGACCGATGCCGCTCGGGCACGAACTATCGGGTGTCGTCGACGCCGTGGGTGAGGCGGTCACGAGTATCAGAGTCGGCCAGCGGGTCGTCGTAAACCCCGAGGCGGGAAACAACCGGATTGGCAACGGAGGACCCGAGGGAGGATTCGCCCCCTATCTGTTAGTGCGTAATGTCACTGAAAGTGCGTGCGTGTACCCGTTACCCGAGTCTTTGACGTTCCAGCAGGGAGCCCTGGTGGAGCCGCTGGCCGTTGGGATGCACGCGGTCAACCAGTCCGAAGCGCGACCGGACGACAAGGTGGTCGTGTTCGGCGCGGGCCCCATTGGCCTGGCGGCGATCGTCTGCCTGCGGTACCGAGGGGTGAAAGATATTCTCGCCGTCGACCTCTCCGATACACGACTCGCGCTTGCCGAGCAGCTTGGAGCGCGCGGGGTATGCAATGCCGCCAGCGCCGATCCTTGGCAGGTCATCCGAGAGCACCACGGGCGGGAACTGGTGCACGGGGTGATGCCGGCGGTGGGAACCGACGTCTACATCGACGCCTCGGGGGCGGCACCCGTAGTGCGGAGTATATTCGACAATTCCAAGTTCGGGGCGCGAATGGTGGTGGTGGCGATGCACAAGCAGGAGGTATCGCTTCCGTTCTTCCACGTCATGGCGAAGGAACTGACGATCAAGGGTGCCATGGCTTACCCCAACGAGTTCCCCGCCGTGATCGAGATGCTCGTTTCAGGACGCGTGGAGGTCTCCCCAATGATCACCCACCAGTTCGACTTCGCCGAGTTCATGGAAGCACTGGCTACCGCGCAACAGCCCGGCAAGGCGGCCAAGGTGATGGTGAATTTCACCACTTCCGCTCGGAATCACACGGGTTTATAG